One part of the Olleya sp. YS genome encodes these proteins:
- a CDS encoding phytoene/squalene synthase family protein gives MKALFDSVSYNCSKVVTKSYSTSFSLATKMLANSIRQDIYNIYGFVRFADEIVDTFHDYNKKELFKRFEDDLEFALRDKISLNPILNAFQHTYHKCNIDKHMVDAFMKSMRLDLSKSKYETEQEYKDYIYGSADVVGLMCLKVFVKGDQAMYEDLKGTAMSLGSAFQKVNFLRDLKADHDLLDRTYFPNTDLCNLTEEDKLFIIKDIENDFNNGLIGIKKLPIEAKFGVFMAYRYYNQLLKKLKKTPALDIKNTRIRVPNYKKAELLTRSYVKYQLNLL, from the coding sequence ATGAAAGCACTATTTGATTCTGTATCCTACAATTGTAGTAAAGTGGTGACAAAGTCCTACAGTACGTCTTTTTCGTTAGCAACTAAAATGCTAGCAAACAGCATTAGACAAGATATTTATAACATATATGGTTTTGTAAGATTTGCTGATGAGATTGTTGATACCTTCCATGATTACAATAAAAAAGAATTATTTAAACGTTTTGAAGACGATTTAGAATTTGCTTTAAGAGATAAAATAAGCTTAAACCCTATACTTAATGCTTTTCAACACACATATCATAAATGTAATATTGATAAGCATATGGTTGATGCATTTATGAAAAGTATGCGTCTAGATTTATCAAAATCTAAATATGAAACCGAACAAGAATACAAGGACTATATATATGGCTCTGCAGATGTAGTAGGCCTTATGTGTCTAAAAGTTTTTGTTAAAGGTGATCAAGCTATGTACGAAGACTTAAAAGGCACAGCCATGTCTTTAGGTTCTGCTTTTCAAAAAGTTAATTTTTTAAGGGATTTGAAAGCTGATCACGATTTATTAGATAGAACATATTTTCCTAACACAGATCTTTGTAATTTAACTGAGGAAGATAAATTATTCATTATTAAAGACATTGAAAATGATTTTAATAATGGTCTTATTGGTATAAAAAAACTACCCATTGAAGCAAAATTTGGAGTGTTTATGGCCTATCGATATTACAACCAACTACTAAAAAAACTTAAAAAAACACCTGCTTTAGACATTAAAAACACTCGTATCAGAGTCCCTAATTACAAAAAAGCAGAGCTTTTAACACGAAGTTACGTTAAGTATCAACTTAATTTATTATAG
- a CDS encoding sterol desaturase family protein, with amino-acid sequence MQVLYWILVFLGTFCAMEFMAWFTHKYIMHGFLWSLHKDHHHKDHDSWFERNDAFFIFYAVVSMSCFYLWNYEGVWYCLPIGLGIMAYGLAYFIVHDIFIHQRFKMFRNANNWYAKGVRRAHKIHHKHLGKGEGENFGMLFVPFKYFKK; translated from the coding sequence ATGCAAGTATTATATTGGATATTAGTTTTTTTGGGCACTTTTTGTGCTATGGAGTTTATGGCTTGGTTTACACATAAATATATTATGCACGGTTTTTTATGGTCATTACATAAAGATCACCATCATAAAGATCATGATAGTTGGTTTGAACGTAATGATGCATTTTTTATTTTTTACGCAGTAGTCAGTATGAGTTGTTTCTATTTATGGAACTACGAAGGCGTGTGGTATTGTTTACCAATAGGATTAGGTATTATGGCTTATGGCTTAGCATATTTTATTGTACATGATATCTTCATACACCAACGCTTCAAAATGTTTAGGAATGCTAATAATTGGTACGCTAAAGGAGTAAGACGTGCACACAAAATACACCACAAACACTTAGGAAAAGGTGAAGGTGAAAATTTTGGGATGTTATTTGTACCCTTCAAATACTTCAAAAAATAA
- the crtI gene encoding phytoene desaturase family protein, whose amino-acid sequence MSKNIAIIGSGFSALSASCYLAKQGNKVTIFEKNDTVGGRCRQFKKEGFTFDIGPSWYWMPDIFDKFFADFGKKTSDYYQLDKLSPAYKIFFKDDVITIDDTLDKICTEFERIESGSSKPLKKFIKKAQDHYDIAINKVVLKPGISPFELVTKDTITRVDQFFKTISGDVRKHFKNPKLISTLEFPVLFLGAKPSNTPSFYSFMNYADFGLGTWHPKGGMYEIIKAMKDLAESLGVIIQTNSSVSKINVEGKSASSIIVNNKALEFDIVLSGADYHHSETLLDEKYRQYSETYWSKKTFAPSSLLFYVGFNKKLDNIQHHNLFFDTNFETHAEDIYDNPKWPDDPLFYANFPSETDSSMAPDGCETGFFLIPIAPGIEDTPEIRSLYFDKIIKRFELLTGQNVTNNIIFKESFCVKDFIKEYNSYKGNAYGMANTLMQTAFLRPKLKSKKVKNLYFTGQLTVPGPGVPPALISGKLVADLITKHHQN is encoded by the coding sequence ATGAGCAAAAACATTGCTATTATTGGTTCTGGTTTTTCGGCACTTTCTGCATCTTGCTATTTAGCAAAGCAAGGTAATAAGGTGACGATTTTTGAAAAAAATGATACAGTAGGCGGTCGATGCAGACAATTTAAAAAAGAAGGGTTTACATTTGATATTGGACCAAGTTGGTATTGGATGCCAGATATATTTGATAAATTTTTTGCTGACTTTGGTAAAAAAACTTCAGATTATTACCAGTTAGATAAATTATCCCCAGCTTACAAAATCTTTTTTAAAGATGATGTAATAACTATTGATGACACACTAGATAAAATTTGTACTGAATTTGAACGCATCGAGTCTGGTAGTTCGAAACCATTAAAAAAATTTATTAAAAAAGCTCAAGATCATTACGATATAGCCATTAATAAAGTAGTTCTAAAACCTGGCATTTCACCTTTTGAACTTGTAACCAAAGACACTATTACTAGAGTAGACCAATTTTTTAAAACTATAAGTGGAGATGTGAGAAAGCATTTTAAAAACCCTAAACTTATTTCTACATTAGAGTTTCCAGTTTTGTTTTTAGGTGCTAAACCAAGTAATACACCTTCATTTTACAGTTTTATGAATTACGCAGATTTTGGTTTAGGTACTTGGCACCCTAAAGGTGGCATGTATGAAATTATTAAAGCGATGAAAGATTTAGCAGAGAGCTTAGGTGTTATAATACAAACTAATAGTTCAGTTTCTAAAATTAATGTTGAAGGTAAGTCTGCTTCATCAATTATTGTTAACAATAAAGCGTTAGAATTTGATATCGTTTTAAGTGGTGCAGATTACCATCATTCAGAAACGTTGTTAGATGAAAAATATCGTCAATATTCTGAAACATATTGGAGTAAAAAGACTTTTGCTCCGTCATCCCTTCTATTTTATGTTGGTTTTAATAAAAAGTTAGATAATATTCAGCATCATAATTTATTCTTTGATACTAATTTTGAAACTCACGCAGAAGATATTTATGACAACCCAAAATGGCCTGATGACCCTTTATTTTATGCGAATTTCCCTTCAGAAACAGATTCAAGCATGGCACCTGATGGTTGTGAAACAGGTTTCTTTTTAATTCCAATTGCACCTGGAATTGAAGACACACCAGAAATTAGATCACTATATTTTGATAAAATAATTAAACGTTTTGAACTATTAACAGGACAGAATGTTACAAATAATATTATCTTTAAAGAGTCTTTTTGTGTAAAAGACTTCATTAAGGAGTATAATTCTTATAAAGGCAATGCATACGGAATGGCCAACACACTCATGCAAACTGCTTTTTTAAGACCAAAACTAAAAAGTAAAAAAGTAAAAAATCTCTACTTTACAGGACAACTAACAGTACCAGGTCCAGGTGTACCTCCAGCATTGATTTCTGGAAAACTAGTAGCAGATTTAATCACTAAACACCACCAAAATTAA
- a CDS encoding lycopene cyclase family protein, with protein MIPNTHYDYIIVGNGLAGLQLALAISKDSYFKDKQIALIDPSTKTANDKTWSFWETENKNWDAITYQKWKKANVIFNTKKINLNLVPYTYKTIRAIDFYTEAKTQIKQQGNIHFIIENVTSISEHKTVSVTTDSNTYTADHVFDSRITEETKSKLPNYITITQHFKGWVIETETDCFEEDTVTMMDYRLRDGNQTTFNYVLPFSKREALVEFTYFTKQLVDEHVYDSFLKQYIQEYLKIENYKIIETEMGQIPMTNYPFEKHNTNKITKIGTAGGWVKGSTGYSFKHTEKKVNQIISNLKSNQVPSKDLFKSKYAFYDKIFLKVLKDENHKGEWIFKQFYSKNSIQTMFRFLDEESTFKEELNIMWSLFSWSFIKAFFKTL; from the coding sequence ATGATTCCCAACACCCATTATGACTACATTATTGTTGGTAATGGATTAGCAGGTTTACAATTGGCTTTAGCCATAAGTAAAGATTCTTATTTTAAAGATAAGCAAATCGCTTTAATTGATCCTTCTACAAAAACAGCAAACGATAAGACTTGGAGTTTTTGGGAAACCGAAAATAAAAATTGGGATGCGATAACCTACCAGAAATGGAAGAAGGCAAACGTTATCTTCAATACAAAAAAAATCAATCTAAATCTTGTACCTTATACCTATAAAACCATACGTGCAATAGATTTTTATACTGAAGCTAAAACACAAATTAAACAGCAAGGTAACATCCATTTTATTATTGAAAACGTCACCTCTATTTCAGAACATAAAACCGTATCAGTTACAACAGATAGTAATACTTATACTGCTGATCATGTTTTTGACAGTCGGATTACTGAAGAAACAAAATCAAAATTACCAAATTACATTACTATAACGCAACACTTTAAAGGTTGGGTTATTGAAACTGAAACAGATTGTTTTGAAGAGGACACGGTAACCATGATGGATTACCGACTAAGGGATGGTAATCAAACAACATTTAATTATGTATTACCGTTTTCTAAGCGTGAAGCTTTAGTAGAGTTTACTTATTTTACAAAACAACTTGTTGATGAGCATGTTTATGATAGTTTTTTAAAACAATACATACAAGAGTATTTAAAGATTGAAAACTATAAAATTATTGAAACCGAAATGGGTCAAATACCCATGACTAACTATCCTTTTGAAAAACATAACACAAATAAAATCACTAAAATTGGTACAGCTGGTGGTTGGGTTAAAGGGAGTACTGGATACAGTTTTAAGCATACAGAAAAAAAAGTCAACCAAATAATAAGTAATCTTAAATCAAATCAGGTTCCTTCAAAAGACTTATTCAAAAGTAAATATGCATTTTACGACAAAATATTTTTAAAAGTTTTAAAAGATGAAAACCATAAAGGGGAATGGATTTTCAAACAATTTTATAGTAAGAACTCTATACAAACTATGTTTCGGTTTTTAGATGAAGAATCGACGTTTAAAGAGGAACTAAACATAATGTGGTCTTTATTTTCTTGGAGCTTCATTAAAGCCTTTTTTAAAACACTATAA
- a CDS encoding MerR family transcriptional regulator: MNNIKNKFSIKDLENLSGIKAHTIRIWEKRYNLFQPNRTETNIRYYSLASLQKILNISYLNKNGYKISKIASLNADEIPALVKQIAEENDKNNHTINLLKLAMINFDQGLFYKTYNDLINEFSFKDIFYDVFVPLLDEIGLLWQTDTITPAHEHFIVELIKQKIILNTEKALNNSKPTKDTNAYVLYLPDNEVHELGLLFTNYEIINKGSHSIYLGQSVPLDSLQFLLSQYDEITFVSCFTVKPEKDDLVNYLKEFDSKLLKNTKNKLIISGRMTSLIQDLSNPNITTYKSTKEVLENIQYV, from the coding sequence ATGAACAATATAAAGAATAAGTTTAGCATAAAAGACCTTGAAAATTTATCAGGTATCAAAGCGCACACCATAAGAATTTGGGAAAAGCGCTACAATTTGTTTCAACCCAATAGAACTGAAACTAATATTAGATATTACAGCTTAGCCAGCTTACAAAAAATATTAAATATTAGTTACTTAAATAAAAATGGTTATAAAATCTCTAAAATTGCAAGCTTAAATGCTGATGAGATACCAGCTTTGGTAAAGCAAATTGCCGAAGAAAACGACAAAAACAACCATACAATTAATCTATTGAAGTTAGCAATGATTAATTTTGATCAAGGTTTATTTTACAAGACTTACAATGATTTAATTAACGAGTTTTCTTTTAAGGACATCTTCTATGATGTGTTTGTTCCGTTGCTTGATGAGATAGGCTTACTTTGGCAAACAGATACTATTACGCCTGCTCATGAGCATTTTATTGTTGAACTAATCAAGCAAAAGATTATATTAAATACAGAAAAAGCATTAAATAATTCTAAACCTACAAAAGACACTAATGCTTATGTTTTGTATTTGCCAGATAATGAGGTGCACGAGCTTGGACTATTATTTACTAACTACGAAATAATTAACAAAGGGTCTCACTCAATCTACCTTGGTCAAAGTGTTCCTTTAGATAGTCTTCAATTCTTATTATCTCAATATGATGAGATAACATTTGTGTCTTGTTTTACAGTAAAACCCGAAAAAGATGACCTTGTAAATTATTTGAAAGAATTTGATTCTAAGCTGCTAAAAAACACAAAAAATAAATTAATTATTTCTGGTAGGATGACATCTTTGATTCAAGACTTATCCAATCCAAATATTACGACTTATAAATCAACCAAAGAAGTCCTTGAAAATATACAATACGTTTAA
- a CDS encoding shikimate kinase: MNLVLVGYMASGKSTIGKKLAKIMDYEFIDLDEYIETKENLSVSQIFKTKGEIHFRKLEQLYLKEIVSTVNKSVISLGGGTPCFYDTMTWLNALENITTIYLKTNLDILVNRLYKDNSRPLISHINSKLELRDFVAKHIFERSYFYNQAKIVIESTTSKEETIDNIIFKLI; the protein is encoded by the coding sequence ATGAATTTAGTTTTAGTTGGATATATGGCGTCTGGAAAATCTACAATTGGCAAAAAATTAGCTAAAATCATGGATTATGAATTTATAGATTTGGATGAGTATATAGAAACCAAAGAAAATTTAAGTGTTTCACAAATTTTTAAAACTAAAGGAGAAATTCATTTTAGAAAATTGGAACAACTATACTTAAAAGAAATAGTATCTACTGTCAATAAATCAGTTATATCTTTGGGAGGTGGAACACCTTGTTTTTATGATACAATGACTTGGTTAAATGCATTAGAAAATATTACAACCATTTATTTGAAAACAAATCTGGATATACTTGTTAACAGGCTTTATAAAGATAATAGTAGGCCTTTAATAAGTCATATTAACTCTAAATTAGAATTAAGAGATTTTGTTGCAAAACATATTTTTGAGCGTTCCTATTTTTACAATCAAGCAAAGATTGTAATAGAATCTACAACTTCTAAGGAAGAGACAATAGACAATATTATTTTTAAGCTAATTTAA
- a CDS encoding TlpA disulfide reductase family protein produces MKKPKLTFKYILFAVMLLLLIIPQTRQIIQIQLHKGLALFSPSVESESNRKIITNYNWNLIDINGNKYNFRQAENKVVLVSFWATWCPPCIAELPSLQKLYEDYKDKIEFVFISNEKPEKLYQFSVHNGYTFTIYNPSEASPNKLFDVNSIPRNFLIDKTGQVVIDKSGAANWNSETVRNTIDKLLL; encoded by the coding sequence ATGAAAAAACCTAAGCTGACCTTTAAATATATATTGTTTGCTGTGATGTTATTATTACTAATAATACCACAAACTAGGCAAATCATACAAATACAGTTGCACAAAGGGTTAGCACTGTTTTCACCAAGTGTAGAAAGTGAATCTAATAGAAAGATTATTACTAACTATAATTGGAATTTAATAGATATTAACGGAAATAAATATAATTTCCGTCAAGCGGAAAATAAAGTCGTGTTAGTTAGTTTTTGGGCAACCTGGTGTCCACCTTGTATAGCAGAACTGCCAAGTCTTCAAAAGTTATATGAAGACTACAAAGATAAAATTGAATTTGTATTTATTTCTAACGAAAAACCAGAAAAACTTTACCAATTTTCGGTACATAATGGCTATACTTTTACAATTTATAACCCATCTGAAGCCTCACCAAATAAGCTTTTCGATGTTAATAGTATTCCTAGAAATTTTTTAATTGATAAAACAGGTCAGGTAGTAATTGATAAATCTGGTGCAGCCAATTGGAATAGTGAAACGGTTAGAAATACTATAGATAAACTGTTATTATAG